A section of the Tenrec ecaudatus isolate mTenEca1 chromosome 15, mTenEca1.hap1, whole genome shotgun sequence genome encodes:
- the LOC142427974 gene encoding AMMECR1-like protein, protein MGKRRCVSPLKPKLAAASGTHSHGNQSTTVTASITGPPKNKQHVDSNHGRENVSDLTLGPENYPITRMNPTSGALSPLPWPNGTANTTKNLVVTAEMCCYSFDVLYCHLYGFPQPRLPRFTNYPYPLALMDSRFPPMTREELPKLFCSVSLLTNFKVASDYLDWEVGVNGILIEFISEKGIKCTATYLPEVAKEQDWDQIQTIDSLLRKGGFKAPITSEFRKTIKLTRYRSEKVTISYAEYVASHQHCFQNGTLHAPPLYNHDS, encoded by the exons ATGGGAAAAAGACGGTGtgtctctccactcaagcccaagTTGGCAGCAGCAAGCGGAACACACAGTCACGGGAACCAGTCCACAACTGTGACCGCCTCTATTACAGGACCTCCTAAAAACAAACAGCATGTGGACAGCAACCATGGACGGGAAAATGTATCGGACTTAACGCTGGGGCCTGAAAATTATCCAATTACACGAATGAATCCCACATCAGGAGCGCTGAGCCCTCTCCCCTGGCCCAACGGAACTGCCAACACCACCAAGAACCTGGTGGTGACTGCAGAGATGTGCTGCTACAGCTTTGATGTGCTCTACTGTCACCTCTATGGCTTCCCACAGCCACGACTTCCTAGATTCACCAATTACCCCTATCCACT TGCACTTATGGACAGTCGATTTCCCCCAATGACGCGAGAGGAGCTACCTAAGCTTTTCTGCTCTGTCTCCCTCCTTACTAACTTTAAGGTTGCCAGTGATTACCTGGACTGGGAGGTAGGGGTCAATGGAATTCTAATTGAATTCATCAGTGAAAAGGGCATCAAATGTACAGCCACATATTTACCTGAGGTTGCTAAAGAACAAGACTGGGATCAGATCCAGACCATAGATTCATTGCTCAGGAAAGGTGGTTTTAAGGCTCCAATTACCAGTGAATTCCGAAAAACGATCAAACTCACCAGGTACCGAAGTGAGAAGGTGACAATCAGTTATGCAGAGTATGTTGCTTCTCATCAGCACTGTTTCCAGAACGGCACCCTTCATGCCCCACCCCTCTACAATCATGACTCCTGA